The following are encoded in a window of Parambassis ranga chromosome 15, fParRan2.1, whole genome shotgun sequence genomic DNA:
- the LOC114447601 gene encoding GRIN2-like protein: MEPSCNIQHTALPASGANHLTLPRLISSVSETGLDAKHLLHCCNLSCSKINSLPPGPGGQPQKHFSREDYSNSPRGQVRSTYRDIGTMTACKVMIDVGVQTGQTTSCHVFPQICLADDNRGKTSFSQTPNIDSPGGKKLGDPVKSPVKEVKWDAEGMTWEVYGASVDPEELGLAIQRHLELQIKETAHHAAKLSRQNTSTSQQSKNTSCQKKRSRMICIQTPACCSCNSGAVD, from the coding sequence ATGGAGCCAAGCTGCAACATACAGCATACAGCACTGCCTGCCTCAGGAGCTAACCATCTAACCCTGCCCCGGCTCATCTCCTCTGTCAGTGAGACAGGCCTGGATGCCAAACATCTACTGCACTGCTGCAACCTCAGCTGTTCAAAGATCAACTCACTGCCGCCTGGACCTGGTGGACAACCACAAAAGCACTTCAGCAGGGAGGACTACAGTAACAGCCCACGTGGACAAGTCAGATCTACATATCGTGACATCGGGACTATGACAGCTTGCAAAGTCATGATAGATGTGGGAGTGCAGACAGGTCAAACCACAAGTTGTCATGTCTTCCCTCAAATCTGTCTGGCAGATGACAACAGGGGCAAGACCTCCTTCAGCCAGACTCCAAACATTGACAGTCCTGGTGGAAAGAAACTGGGTGATCCTGTCAAGTCCCCAGTAAAGGAAGTTAAGTGGGATGCTGAAGGCATGACATGGGAGGTCTACGGAGCCTCTGTTGACCCTGAGGAGCTAGGTCTAGCCATCCAGAGACATCTAGAGCTGCAGATCAAGGAGACAGCACACCATGCTGCCAAGCTGTCACGGCAAAACACCAGCACCTCCCAACAGAGCAAGAACACCAGCTGTCAGAAAAAGAGGAGCAGGATGATATGCATCCAAACTCCTGCCTGCTGCAGTTGTAACAGTGGAGCTGTTGATTAA